Within the Telopea speciosissima isolate NSW1024214 ecotype Mountain lineage chromosome 4, Tspe_v1, whole genome shotgun sequence genome, the region ATCAATCAACACTCATCCATTAGTCCATACTATACAATGATTGGATGCTAGCCCACATATGGTGAAAACATTACAAGCATATATTGGCGGTTATACAACTTTATCCAATACACTTATCAACCATTGTGAAATGCAAGACATGTAGCAGCGGTTATAGAAAACCGCCGCTATATGTATACATATGGTGGTGACTATAAATTGCCACCTGAATGTCCAAACAACAATTCCGTCAAATTTCCACCAAATAATGTTGGTGTGAGGATATATAACTGTAGTTATAAAATACCACTGCTCTATGTATGTGTtccataatattttttttaaaccatcgCTATATGTATAATGGGTTGTTAGCTGCGGTTACAAAAATTCACAACCCTATGTAGATAATCAACAGTGATAATCAACCACCTAATTTTAAAAAGGAGATCCGATATTGAAATTCGGCGAATTAGAGTTCCATGAGGAAGGTTTTGTTACGAGGGCCATCATTTGTCAACAAGAAATTATTAGAGACCTATAAAATTGAAAATCCCAAGTCTAAGCAACCTAATTTTGAAAGGGAGATCCAATAACATTGAAATCAGGTCAGTCGAACTTCAAAGGAAAAAGGTTTCTTTTTGAGAGCCTTCATTGGTTCAGAAGAAATTTATAAGGGTACTATGGAAAATCGAAAATCCTAGATTTCAACAGCTAATTTTTTAAGGGGAATCCGATGATATTAAAATCAAGTCAATCGAAATATGTAATATAGGATAGGGCTGGACTTTTCAGGGCCAGGGCCTCAACTTAGACCTGGCCCAACCCTATTTAATGATAGGCCCAACCCTATCCGGGCTTGGGCTGTCcgggtttttttgacacccttaatttggGCGTAACTTTTCGATGAATAATAAACTACGATTCTTGTTTTTTAACCTACAACGACAAAAATTGTCACCTCGATAGAACACTTTTATTGGTGTCTATGTTTGAATAGAAAGATAgatacataaatcaatcattgcatcatcatgatttttatcttattgatatttcttctttttttgagaaCAAAGATAGCCGTATTAATTGATGCATTACTACCCAATCATTAAGTGTTTTCCTGTTTATGAATATCAACCAATTCCAGCTGGAGTGCACATGTTTATCACAGATGATATTGAATTATTTTCTTTCGatttcatgttgattttggtGTTCATGTTTGTAAGATTGCGTcaggtttgtgatttcctaggATATTCAGTTTCATTATATCTCTCAATTTGATTTCAATATATAAAGGCCGGCAGCGACtctccagagagagagagagacgagagagacATTCAGCAGAATCATTCAGCCAATAAAgaaatgggaagcagttttctgttcaagagtgctggcgtaggtgtctatctctctcctccttgaacTAAgggggcaaaattgtcttttcaaatagggaagagagagatagactcatgggactgttgatggagttcttcttccttgcctacctatccttaaaaaaaaaatgtgctaGCGTATAGTTGCTCTCTCTTCTTGCTGTCATCTGAGTTGACTATTCGCTTCTTATAATTGCACATCTTGAATGAAGCCAGCCACCCATGAATCCCAATCCTTGTAGGATCATCTTCATCCACATAACAATCTTAAATTATTAGTTTGTCCACGCCAGAAGGGAAAGGGTTCTTTTATGTTAATAAATCATCATTAGAGTAGCGTGTACAGTTAGAGTGCTTATAAATCATCATTAGAATATGTTGTTATCACTCAATGTGATCGTTTATCGATCATGTACGTGCTAAAATAGTTTAATGGACTCAAaggtctttttttcttttttttagcaTCCAAACATAGTTTAATTAAGATTCCCTTTGTTTCTAGGAGGgagaattttgtatttttattttggtataaaaataaaaaaaaaactctctttgAAATTGTATTTCTTTAAGGGTGTTACATgaatgaaaattatttatttatgtaatcAACACAAATATGGAAACTTAGGACTCTCCCAATTGAAACCACGTAATAAGATGTATTCTAGAATGTGGCACATTCTTCGATGTATTCTAGGATTTGAGAtcgagaatgcataccaaacgatatgttacgtgcaagataatctacaaaaataaaataataagaagaaaagaaataatacggagagagagatgagagaaagatAATAGGggaagataagagagagaggggacaaGGATTTGGGGCTTTATGGACGAAGCCGTCAAATGTCTTGGAGCAATTGGGAGGTCGTCGGGTCCTCTTCTCAAGATCAACTTAAGAGAaaataatttaagaaaaattataaataaaaaaaactgtaGTTTAAAAAATTATACCGATCCTCCTCAAaattatgtaattttcccaatgaTTTAAGATGATACTTCTAATTACGGAACTCCACCACTTCTCCTTCCACTATTATCCACTAATAATAACTTCCCATGatttaataaaataactaaaactatAACTACAATAATATGATACTTCTATGATGTCAAAACGTGTTATTAATCTAGactacattccaagaatgcataccaaacactgccttaatCTCAACCATCATCGTGGATAAAAGGCAAAAATTTATGCCCATTGATGGTTGTACTTTTCCTTTCACACACAGTGGATGAaaattttctctctattttttatttcaaaatgtaTTTCTTTAATGTTAACGGAATGAAAATTAATTACGTAAGTCATCACCCAAATCTGAAGTACCTTTGTATTTCCTTCtttgaccaaaaaataaaatttatgtgGCAGGCGTGCGATCAAAGTAAAATATAGAAGAGTCCACCTATTTCTATACATACACATCCTTGTTATAGATTTTTGGTAACCaatttttttcaccaaaaaaaggcACGCACTCACTAACATATACGGATAGTtgtgaaagaagaagagatcaatgGACGTAGATGTGGTGGTTGTGAAAGACGAAGAGAGTCTCCAGATTTCCCACCTCGTTGATAATAGAATCCAATCAGCATCTTCTCCACTAAGGCAATTACTTACTTCTTTAGTTTAATTCCAGTCTCCTGTGTTCCCCAGTAGAGAAGGATCATttcttcataatttttttttccctttctatgAAATTCACTTTATGGGTTTTTGCAGCTTGGAAGACCCTAAAGTGCCTTCTACTACCTCGAGTAGAAAGTTTTATTTATTCATGCGATCAAGGTTGGGATCGGAAGAGCTCACTTCCTTCAATAAAAGGTTCATGCGAACCTTCGGTAAAAGGTTGGGATTGGAAGAGTTCACTTCCTTGAAGGTTAGTGTAGAAACTGctaagtaaagaagaagaagaataagaaagtGCTTTTTTGTGGGAatattatctcctccagtttcttGTCTGGCCCAGTTCtctagtgcctgtaataaggggtGCACagattaagggtgttaaacggttcgaCTTAGTTTAAACCGTTTAAATAAATGGTCTCCATTTTGAAATCATAatcgaatcatttattaaacgatttcaCAGTTTCGAttttaaacggttcgattcgattcgatttcgATAAATAGTTTCAGCTTGCTTTTGGTACACTTATGTACATTTAAGAGAGTTCAACGATTTTATTCGGTTAAATAGATTAATTCAATttgaaccatttaattaaatgacCTCAACTTTAAAACATAATTACGATTTTGATTTgactttgacacccttagttagACCCAACTATGCAGAATGTCTGGACAGGGATAAAGTGATCATTATAGTCCTTTATTACAAGTACTCgggaactgggccggacagAAACCGGAGGGGACGCTTTTTGTGACAATtctcattaattaattaattaatgaatcTATCTTATACACATGTCAGACGTGGCGAGCAACCTTCGCAGAATTACTGGGCATGGCCACCGCATGTTTTGCAATGGACGTGATGGTCGTCGGTACCTTAGAGACCGAAAAAGAATCACCAAGACTCTTAATGTCTATCCTCGCCGCCGTCATAATCACAATTATGCTCCTCACCACCTTCCCAATCTCCGGTGGCCACCTCAACCCTGCCGTCTCCTTCTGCGCTGCACTTATGGGCCTCATCTCTGTGTCTCGAGCTGTCATTTACATAGTAGCCCAATGCGCCGGTGCCGTGTTCGGCGCCTTGGCATTCAAGGCCGTAGTCAGCAACCAAATTGGGGAAAAGTACGCGCTTGGGGGCTGTCGCCTTGGTGTCATCGTACAAGGCCCAGAAGGCCCAACCACTGTAGGCATTGGAACGAGCCAAGGGCTTTGGCTTGAGATCTTATCCATGTTCTTTGTCCTTTTTCCCGCCGGGAGTATTAGATTCATTGGTGGCCCAGCCCTGGGCTGTGGGCCAGTCTTCAGTTTTTCAATAGTCGGAATCATGGCGGGGCTGGCAATATATGTGACAGTTGCGGTGACACAGGTAAAAGGGTACTCTGGTGCCGGGTTGAACCCTGCACGGTGTTTTGGACCAGCGATTGTTAGAGGAGGACACATGTGGGATAGACATTGGGTTTTCTGGGTGGGCCCAGCTATTGCTTCTGTGGCGTTTTATCTTTACACGAAGATCATACCAAGTGAGCATTTCTACGCGAATTGCATTAGCCTGTGCCCACAGTCTAGAGTCTAGACACGTCATCTTCTTATATTCTATTCTCTCGATGAGAtgcattcttttttctttttttttttggtagaacaatGAGATGCATTCAAGCAGTACAATATCAGGGAGCGTAGAAAGGTCATTTTATGTTTGCAGAAAAGAGACTTAGCAAATTAGAAATACTAATGTATCCTACTCCAGCTGTTCAGAGAACCCTTTCTCTTTATTAAAAGTCTTAAACTGTAATGAATTTCTATGTATTTATAggtataaaaataatttaagaaaaattaCCAGATTAGCGAACGTTGGCTTTTGGTTTACAGAATTAAACACCCAATGTTTTGATTAACAGAACTAATCAGATCGAGTTTGAGTATAAAAGTAACCGAAACAGTAACCCACCTAGGAGTGTCAATGCCAAGCCTGGCCTGCCGGGCCTGGCCTAGCTCATTTAGAAATCGGGTGGTCGTGATGTTGGGTCCTAGCCCATTGTGCACCTGATCGGACTGTTTGAATGCTAGCCCGACCGACCCTAGCCTGACCTATTTGTTGTGTTTTGGACCCTTATGAACTTTATTGATCAAGTTTTAACTTAATATGGGTCTTGAAAATTTTCAGCTCTTGGTCAATGTATTTGGTTATTAACACACATATATGTTATAATATGGTCACATTCTCATATCAAAACTGATGCAGTAGCTTGATCCCATGTAG harbors:
- the LOC122658967 gene encoding probable aquaporin TIP3-1: MDVDVVVVKDEESLQISHLVDNRIQSASSPLSLEDPKVPSTTSSRKFYLFMRSRLGSEELTSFNKRFMRTFGKRLGLEEFTSLKTWRATFAELLGMATACFAMDVMVVGTLETEKESPRLLMSILAAVIITIMLLTTFPISGGHLNPAVSFCAALMGLISVSRAVIYIVAQCAGAVFGALAFKAVVSNQIGEKYALGGCRLGVIVQGPEGPTTVGIGTSQGLWLEILSMFFVLFPAGSIRFIGGPALGCGPVFSFSIVGIMAGLAIYVTVAVTQVKGYSGAGLNPARCFGPAIVRGGHMWDRHWVFWVGPAIASVAFYLYTKIIPSEHFYANCISLCPQSRV